In a single window of the Coffea eugenioides isolate CCC68of chromosome 3, Ceug_1.0, whole genome shotgun sequence genome:
- the LOC113764905 gene encoding scarecrow-like protein 3, producing the protein MSDLENMCAPRGDDCLCLDRSLLQCLVRYAMTIPIGKKTSNALAVSEINPSVKKTFLQIILLLDFPLELRNRKTADSSLKPPFRVSADWKDMDSGPANISNSQTISYVADTEREIPQIPLNPLELLNQYAPKVKRLRVEDSSEKKSDPPPNPASSGHGQAIPAASIIKMAKARLLQLNSQKADIVSYASTSFGAQCGLPSAAAEDFELALRLLAAAEKVAKQQFVYARKLLSLCESSVSQSGNPIQRVGYYFADALQEKIDKEWGLVSSEEMERIRKGPTDVEQTMIRLRPEMTRCQQEIPFCLYTQFTAIQSILDCVASAKRVHLIDFGIDNGSHWTLIMQAFSVRFECPLEHLKITAVGASKQMMEDTGKWLSSFAETISLPFSFSIIVSEMKDLKEGRFGLEADDTVAVYLGLRLWTLLPWPNQLDKFIKLIRNLNPRLIVVNEMEASINSPDFLKRFNESIHVFSAIFDCINSCMYHRVMFRKLNEEVIFPGMIRNIVIAEGIEWIQRYEKISVWRALFGKFGIVETDMSRPPPDQEILFLRSSDRLTSCTVELDGKCLLLGWKGSAIQSVSAWKIKQDD; encoded by the exons ATGTCGGATCTTGAGAACATGTGTGCCCCACGAGGCGATGATTGCCTTTGTCTGGACCGAAGTCTTCTTCAGTGCCTGGTGCGGTATGCAATGACAATCCCAATCGGCAAGAAAACAAGCAATGCACTTGCTGTGTCGGAGATCAATCCATCTGTCAAGAAGACGTTTTTACAAATAATTCTTTTATTGGATTTTCCGCTTGAGCTGAGGAACCGGAAGACTGCTGAct CTTCCCTCAAGCCCCCATTTAGAGTTTCAGCAGACTGGAAAGATATGGATTCTGGTCCAGCGAATATCAGCAATTCACAAACCATCTCTTATGTTGCTGATACAGAGAGGGAAATCCCGCAAATTCCTTTAAATCCTTTAGAACTTCTGAATCAGTATGCTCCAAAGGTGAAGCGTTTGAGAGTGGAAGATTCCAGTGAGAAAAAATCTGATCCTCCACCTAATCCTGCTAGTTCTGGTCACGGTCAAGCAATCCCAGCTGCCAGCATCATCAAGATGGCAAAAGCTCGACTCCTTCAGTTAAATTCCCAAAAGGCCGATATTGTTTCCTACGCTTCGACTTCTTTTGGTGCTCAATGTGGGCTCCCTTCTGCTGCTGCTGAAGACTTCGAGCTTGCACTACGACTTCTAGCTGCTGCTGAAAAGGTGGCCAAGCAACAGTTTGTTTATGCAAGAAAGCTGCTCAGCTTGTGCGAAAGCAGCGTTTCTCAAAGCGGTAATCCTATTCAAAGAGTTGGTTACTATTTTGCTGATGCTCTGCAAGAAAAGATTGATAAAGAGTGGGGACTAGTTTCATCCGAAGAAATGGAAAGAATAAGAAAGGGGCCAACTGATGTGGAGCAAACTATGATTAGATTGCGACCCGAAATGACGAGATGTCAACAAGAAATCCCTTTTTGTCTATACACTCAATTCACTGCAATTCAATCCATTCTGGATTGCGTGGCATCGGCAAAAAGGGTTCATCTAATAGATTTTGGAATTGATAATGGCTCACACTGGACATTGATCATGCAAGCATTTTCTGTCAGATTCGAATGCCCTCTCGAACATCTCAAGATTACAGCAGTTGGAGCCTCTAAGCAGATGATGGAAGACACAGGTAAGTGGCTATCCTCTTTCGCCGAGACCATCAGTTTACCGTTTTCATTCAGCATTATTGTATCAGAGATGAAGGATCTCAAGGAAGGTCGGTTTGGATTAGAAGCTGACGACACTGTGGCAGTTTACTTGGGGTTGCGACTTTGGACTCTGTTACCGTGGCCTAATCAATTGGACAAGTttatcaaattgattagaaaccTCAACCCCCGTCTAATTGTAGTTAACGAAATGGAAGCGAGCATAAATTCACCAGACTTCCTAAAACGATTTAACGAATCAATTCATGTTTTTAGTGCAATTTTTGATTGCATCAATTCTTGCATGTACCACAGAGTCATGTTCAGGAAGCTGAATGAAGAAGTTATCTTTCCTGGGATGATCCGAAACATTGTCATAGCTGAGGGTATTGAGTGGATTCAGAGGTATGAAAAGATAAGTGTCTGGAGGGCCCTTTTCGGAAAGTTTGGCATTGTGGAAACAGACATGAGCCGGCCTCCGCCAGATCAAGAAATCTTGTTCCTCAGAAGTTCAGACCGGTTGACTTCTTGCACCGTGGAATTGGACGGGAAATGTCTGCTCCTGGGGTGGAAGGGTTCAGCAATTCAGTCTGTTTCTGCCTGGAAGATCAAGCAGGACGACTGA
- the LOC113765699 gene encoding probable bifunctional TENA-E protein — protein sequence MERKDEAEEAKSKVSVIETWLRKHRLLYVGATRHPFIHSIRDGSVDISSFKRWLEQDYIFVRAFVPFVATVLVKAWKESFDATDMDVILSGMASLNDEFAWFNKEASKWGVSLTNVVPQKANLDYCRFLESLMSSEVEYTVAITAFWAIETVYQDSFAHCLEDGSNTPEELRDTCQRWGNDGFGQYCRALQSIAEHHLEKASDDVRKRTEAAVLDVLEYEVAFWNMSQGDT from the exons ATGGAAAGGAAGGATGAAGCAGAAGAAGCTAAGAGCAAAGTTTCTGTGATCGAAACATGGCTGAGAAAGCACCGTTTGCTCTACGTTGGAGCCACCAGGCACCCTTTTATCCATAGCATTCGAGATGGCTCTGTAGATATCTCTTCATTCAAGAGATGGCTG GAGCAAGACTACATATTTGTTAGAGCATTTGTCCCTTTTGTTGCGACTGTCTTGGTTAAGGCCTGGAAGGAGTCCTTTGATGCCACTGATATGGACGTCATTTTGAGTGGCATGGCTTCTCTCAATGATGAATTTGCTTGGTTCAACAAAGAGGCTTCAAAGTGGGGTGTTTCACTCACAAATGTTGTTCCTCAGAAGGCAAACCTTGATTACTGCAG ATTTCTGGAAAGTCTAATGAGCTCTGAAGTTGAATACACCGTGGCTATTACAGCTTTTTGGGCTATTGAAACTGTTTATCAAGACAGCTTTGCACACTGCCTGGAAGATGGTTCGAATACTCCAGAAGAATTAAGAGATACCTGCCAGAGATGGGGGAATGATGGCTTTGGTCAATATTGCCGTGCGCTCCAAAGCATAGCCGAGCATCATCTAGAGAAGGCATCTGATGATGTTCGTAAAAGAACCGAGGCAGCAGTGCTAGATGTTCTTGAATATGAAGTTGCCTTTTGGAACATGAGCCAAGGGGATACCTGA
- the LOC113764903 gene encoding DELLA protein RGL2-like — protein MEMFHFDHFDFLGVSGKYGSTKGFQFEDHAKEEKRNHLITNNVDEWEASRGIGSFYPGAPGSNQVHCSTADGVIFSKLHQEQQLKQLSGFACFNDLYFDMEIPPFQSCEEAIKKLVDDVAFEGSEPNDAKKERPYAGSLQILKNYRKRFRKLNVEKTDFPSYLGCTFITSQKLSADAILKLAAQNFIRSSSEGTSSEFFVLNHPYASSFVGLGEEDIKGVQLVQYLLASAELVGKKQFERAGKLLLECDKLSSNQGNTIERLVYYFSGALHERIDRETGTVTPKGLGKMQSLDMLDTMSGLTPDIIAMQKSVPFSQVSQFAGTQGILDHVADATKIHIVDLEIRTGMQYTILMQALATRSQNPLEYLKVTAIGTKSKAKIEETGRRLASFARALNLKFSLNIVMVADIMDLNENLFEIYADEAVAVWVEYYLMFMIRRQDILESLMNVVKAINPRVMIVTEVEGNHNSPVFVTRFIEALFHYGAFYDSLEDCLKHDSKNRMFVESVYFSQAIRNIVATEGEERTIRHVAVNVWKAFFARFGMVLVELSMSSMYQANLLLKNFDCGSSCTLAMDGKGLIIGWKGTPIHSLSAWKFR, from the coding sequence ATGGAGATGTTCCATTTCGATCACTTTGATTTTCTTGGGGTCTCTGGGAAGTATGGTTCTACAAAAGGTTTTCAGTTTGAAGATCATGCGAAAGAAGAGAAACGGAATCATCTGATTACAAATAATGTTGATGAATGGGAAGCATCCAGAGGCATTGGTTCCTTTTATCCTGGTGCCCCTGGGTCGAATCAGGTGCATTGCAGTACAGCTGATGGAGTTATCTTCTCCAAATTGCATCAGGAGCAGCAGTTAAAACAGTTGTCAGGTTTTGCCTGTTTCAATGATCTCTACTTTGACATGGAAATCCCACCATTTCAATCATGTGAGGAAGCGATTAAGAAGCTTGTCGATGATGTGGCTTTCGAGGGTTCAGAACCTAATGATGCCAAGAAAGAAAGGCCATATGCAGGATCCCTACAGATTCTGAAGAACTACAGGAAAAGGTTCAGAAAATTAAATGTTGAAAAGACGGATTTTCCAAGTTACCTGGGGTGCACTTTTATAACTAGCCAGAAATTATCTGCTGATGCTATTCTAAAGTTGGCTGCACAAAATTTCATCCGAAGTTCTTCCGAAGGTACTTCTTCTGAATTCTTTGTGCTTAACCATCCTTATGCAAGTTCATTCGTTGGCTTGGGTGAGGAAGACATCAAAGGTGTGCAACTTGTCCAGTATCTTCTAGCTTCAGCTGAATTAGTGGGCAAGAAACAGTTCGAACGTGCAGGTAAGCTCCTCCTTGAATGTGATAAGCTGAGTTCTAATCAAGGAAATACTATTGAAAGGTTAGTCTACTATTTCTCTGGTGCACTCCACGAGAGAATTGATCGTGAAACTGGAACAGTTACTCCTAAAGGATTGGGGAAGATGCAGTCCCTCGATATGCTAGACACGATGTCAGGCCTCACACCAGACATTATTGCGATGCAAAAATCAGTACCCTTTAGTCAGGTTAGCCAATTTGCTGGAACACAAGGTATATTAGATCATGTAGCTGATGCAACAAAAATTCATATTGTCGATCTTGAGATAAGGACTGGGATGCAGTACACAATTTTGATGCAAGCTCTAGCGACTAGGAGTCAAAATCCCCTTGAATATCTTAAGGTAACTGCGATAGGAACCAAATCAAAGGCCAAAATTGAGGAGACTGGGAGACGACTCGCAAGCTTTGCCCGGGCTTTGAACTTGAAATTCTCACTTAACATAGTCATGGTTGCAGATATCATGGATCTTAATGAGAACCTGTTTGAGATATATGCTGATGAAGCAGTTGCTGTCTGGGTCGAGTACTACTTGATGTTCATGATTCGCAGGCAAGATATACTGGAATCGTTGATGAATGTTGTCAAAGCTATTAATCCTCGTGTGATGATTGTTACCGAAGTCGAGGGAAACCATAATTCTCCAGTTTTTGTGACCCGCTTCATTGAAGCTCTATTTCACTATGGTGCTTTCTATGATTCCTTGGAAGACTGTCTGAAGCATGACTCAAAGAATAGAATGTTCGTTGAATCAGTATACTTCAGTCAGGCAATAAGGAACATAGTAGCAACTGAAGGAGAGGAAAGGACAATCCGACATGTGGCAGTGAACGTCTGGAAGGCATTTTTTGCTCGTTTTGGGATGGTTCTGGTTGAGTTAAGCATGTCTTCCATGTACCAAGCGAATTTGTTGCTGAAGAATTTTGATTGTGGGAGTTCCTGCACGCTTGCTATGGATGGAAAAGGCCTAATCATCGGGTGGAAGGGAACCCCAATTCATTCACTTTCTGCTTGGAAGTTTCGATAA
- the LOC113764811 gene encoding ubiquitin-conjugating enzyme E2 32, producing MAEEKYNRKNPAVKRILQELKEMQANPSDDFMSLPLEENIFEWQFAIRGPCDSEFEGGIYHGRIQLPAEYPFKPPSFMLLTPNGRFEVQTKICLSISNHHPEHWQPSWSVRTALVALIAFMPTSPNGALGSLDYTKEERRALAIKSREAAPTFGTSERQKLIDEIHEYMLSKAAPVPQVCTAQASEDQTSKGEDEVEENSAIAVADNTQEVLQDPASDGRVVEEQHEAPQNANSVQMSQPHPMHSRQQQLLHRPEVRVPRQADDRLFTWAAVGLTVAIVVLLLKKFMKAHGHSAFFTDES from the exons ATGGCGGAGGAGAAATACAATCGGAAGAATCCGGCGGTGAAGAGGATTTTGCAGGAACTTAAAGAGATGCAAGCTAATCCTTCCGATGATTTCATGAGCCTGCCCCTTGAG GAGAACATTTTTGAGTGGCAATTTGCTATTAGGGGTCCATGTGATTCAGAGTTTGAGGGAGGAATCTATCATGGACGTATCCAATTGCCTGCTGAATATCCTTTCAAGCCACCTTCATTTATGCTGTTGACA CCCAATGGACGTTTTGAAGTCCAAACAAAGATTTGCTTGAGCATTTCGAATCACCACCCTGAGCATTGGCAGCCATCGTGGAGTG TCCGGACTGCATTGGTAGCATTAATTGCATTCATGCCAACAAGTCCCAATGGTGCTCTGGGGTCATTGGACTACACGAAGGAGGAAAGGCGTGCTCTTGCAATTAAATCTCGTGAAGCTGCTCCGACATTTGGGACTTCTGAGCGCCAAAAGTTGATTGATGAG ATCCATGAGTACATGCTAAGCAAAGCTGCTCCAGTTCCTCAAGTTTGCACGGCTCAGGCTTCCGAAGATCAGACTTCTAAAGGAGAGGATGAAGTTGAAGAGAATTCTGCTATTGCTGTTGCAGATAATACACAAGAAGTGCTTCAAGATCCAGCTTCAGATGGAAGGGTTGTTGAGGAACAACATGAAGCCCCACAAAATGCAAACTCTGTACAGATGTCACAACCACACCCTATGCACTCTCGTCAGCAGCAACTCTTGCATAGACCAGAAGTGAGAGTCCCTAGACAGGCTGATGATCGTCTGTTCACGTGGGCTGCTGTAGGGCTTACTGTTGCCATTGTAGTTCTACTTTTGAAGAAGTTTATGAAAGCCCATGGACACAGTGCTTTCTTCACAGATGAATCGTAA
- the LOC113765809 gene encoding DELLA protein RGA-like, translated as MLTKYVENALATINSTVLAFQKAVPFSYVSQFAGIQAIIEQVEDAGKVHIIDLQVRLGTQYTMLIQALAAGSECPVEHLKITAVATSCREAIEATGRRLVSFAESFSLPLSFSIVMLDDILDLHGNVFELDDEEAVAVYSEYFFMMMIGSPDRLESLMGVIRNLNPRVFVITEVEANHNAPVFVNRFTEALFYYGAFFDAFEDCLKDDEANRMVLESIYFSKGIKNIVSAEGEERTIRHVKINVWREFFARFGMVEVELSMSSLYQANLLLKNFACGNSCTLDVDGKALIVGWKGTPTNSLSAWIFE; from the coding sequence ATGCTCACAAAGTATGTTGAAAATGCTTTAGCTACGATCAACTCCACTGTCCTAGCATTCCAAAAAGCAGTACCTTTCTCTTATGTTAGCCAATTTGCTGGAATTCAAGCCATCATAGAACAGGTTGAAGATGCGGGAAAGGTCCACATCATTGACCTCCAGGTCAGGCTGGGAACACAGTACACCATGTTAATACAAGCTCTTGCAGCTGGATCTGAATGTCCTGTTGAGCATCTCAAGATAACTGCTGTTGCAACTAGTTGCAGGGAAGCGATAGAGGCAACAGGTAGGCGATTAGTAAGCTTTGCCGAATCCTTTAGCTTGCCTCTCTCCTTTAGTATAGTGATGTTAGATGATATTTTAGACCTTCATGGAAATGTCTTTGAGCTTGATGATGAGGAAGCTGTTGCAGTCTATTCAGAATACTTTTTTATGATGATGATTGGATCTCCAGACAGGCTGGAATCTTTGATGGGAGTCATCCGAAATCTTAATCCTCGTGTATTTGTTATTACTGAAGTTGAAGCAAATCACAATGCCCCAGTATTTGTGAACCGCTTCACTGAAGCTCTCTTTTATTATGGTGCATTTTTTGATGCCTTTGAAGATTGTCTAAAGGATGACGAAGCAAATAGAATGGTCCTGGAATCAATCTACTTCAGTAAGGGAATAAAAAATATTGTGTCAGCCGAGGGGGAGGAAAGGACAATCAGACATGTGAAAATCAATGTCTGGAGGGAGTTTTTTGCACGGTTTGGGATGGTTGAAGTAGAATTAAGCATGTCATCCTTGTATCAAGCAAATTTGCTTCTTAAGAACTTTGCTTGTGGTAATTCTTGTACACTTGATGTGGATGGGAAAGCTCTAATTGTTGGGTGGAAAGGAACACCAACCAATTCTCTTTCTGCTTGGATTTTTGAATAA
- the LOC113764904 gene encoding uncharacterized protein LOC113764904: MSYKMFSLEKLDLGGFPDNFAPSKGTKVAGEGNAKKRTRTRSLGGENGGESEEITSLYSGLSFDNQKDNTAEERISSSKYQHELQLQQFVDFGGLDNLYFDVVSPPFQSCSEEIRKLFNTKPGNPEFVESCKEKPHATSLEILKNYGSRLRRLNGEKINISHFDVASTGISKKKLSTLAILLLAGENFIHTSNSTAKSELSTLSHPYASSFLGLSEEDTKDVQLVQHLLAAAEKRNWKI, encoded by the exons ATGTCCTACAAGATGTTCTCTCTTGAGAAACTTGATCTTGGTGGATTTCCTGATAATTTTGCTCCTTCTAAAGGTACAAAGGTTGCTGGAGAAGGAAATGCAAAGAAACGAACTCGAACTCGTTCCTTAGGAGGTGAAAACGGTGGAGAATCAGAGGAGATCACTTCACTTTATTCTGGCCTCAGCTTCGACAACCAGAAGGATAATACAGCTGAGGAAAGAATTTCCTCGTCCAAGTATCAGCACGAACTGCAACTGCAGCAGTTTGTGGACTTTGGAGGTTTGGATAATCTGTACTTTGATGTAGTCTCTCCACCATTTCAATCATGTTCTGAGGAGATAAGAAAACTATTTAATACCAAGCCTGGAAATCCAGAGTTTGTTGAATCCTGCAAGGAGAAGCCACATGCAACCTCTCTGGAGATTCTGAAGAACTATGGAAGTAGGCTGCGAAGACTGAATGGTGAAAAGATAAACATATCCCACTTTGACGTTGCAAGCACTGGGATAAGCAAGAAAAAGCTATCAACTCTTGCAATTTTGCTCTTAGCTGGAGAAAATTTCATTCATACATCTAATTCCACAGCAAAGAGTGAACTCTCCACTCTTAGTCACCCATATGCCAGTTCATTTCTTGGCCTCTCTGAGGAAGACACTAAAGATGTACAACTTGTCCAGCATCTTCTAGCTGCTGCTGAGAAA AGAAACTGGAAGATCTAG